Proteins from one Nomia melanderi isolate GNS246 chromosome 3, iyNomMela1, whole genome shotgun sequence genomic window:
- the egl gene encoding egl_like_exo domain-containing protein, which translates to MDSLEYETVRNMTLLFFFELLMDKGGPRTLHDLSCQFGAKGFTKEMRQIAGGSQSGLKKFLAQYPMLFLINGDYVSVNTFQQITEEENGCKLSSKRDYAREAVEYFTNKLMQYGVGTEVPIKSLLGHRSQASPEVRHISGQHYKEFRDFLSKYPDAFVVTEDNVMLKQYEGMKAEPAMKIEPDIPIDPDVTAKLLDFLCECIEQKGPILVDQMFNIVNEKFSYENWTSIFKTAQDLCTFVKMFPDAFHVQSNLVTLIGRPKSSVIEGKTKTKHTNSVRNQNSISSQINAHQAIQLNSTQSLQSTTNSESISPNPVTQTNSVQANNSYSQINESNNSSPPVSLQQQTLKQRINTLVMKTLADNTEKDRSLQVAQMGDAWKLKVLQQTRVIVNPRESLQIIEDIINPRKPPPDGKIVVSMDCEGINLGVKGQLTLIQIGTMSGQSYIFDLFTCPNIIQAGGLQKLLEHPNVIKVIHDCRNDSVNLYRQFNIMLNNVFDTQAAHAVLQFQETGKPVYKVKNVNLNTLCDHYGAPSNPLKEQLKSMYRCNQRYWCRRPLTRDMLIHASSDVLSLVPQIYVSMAKLIKPEVQVLFSELCEEQIQMYIKPVDVKARKKQRKVETEVADLKKRMEEATTKNIVLSNREIRLLRYLDLTEDEKEKLKGSYKVARKLEKLENMGQDKGDSSDDDDEDKVDDEYHSMESYTSENSHSGGILSPRNTDTPSLTESMQMMDEILSDERMDRFEKIEKLEAILSAVTGSVTDQFSSSNVDASSSKCACSCRDKTKSPRTDHNIGNSVACQTYSTGDIVITKIFLTEEEKEHMDVMNSPKK; encoded by the exons ATGGATAGTTTAGAATATGAGACTGTACGAAATATGACActcttatttttctttgaacttcTCATGGATAAGGGTGGACCACGTACGTTGCATGATTTAAGCTGCCAGTTTGGAGCTAAGGGATTCACAAAAGAAATGCGTCAAATAGCAGGGGGATCCCAAAGTGGTCTTAAAAAATTTTTAGCTCAATATCCAATGCTTTTCCTTATTAATGGTGATTATGTATCTGTAAATACTTTCCAACAAATTACCGAAGAAGAAAACGGATGTAAATTAAGCAGTAAACGTGATTACGCACGAGAGGCTGTAGAATAttttacgaataaattaatGCAATATGGAGTTGGTACAGAGGTACCAATTAAAAGTCTTTTGGGACATAGATCTCAGGCTTCTCCAGAAGTTAGACATATCTCTGGCCAACATTATAAAGAATTTAGAGACTTTCTTTCAAAGTATCCTGATGCTTTTGTAGTTACTGAAGATAATGTAATGTTAAAGCAGTATGAAGGTATGAAAGCAGAGCCTGCAATGAAAATAGAGCCTGATATACCTATTGATCCAGATGTTACTGcaaaattattggattttctttGTGAATGTATTGAACAAAAGGGTCCAATTCTTGTAGATCAAATGTTCAATATAGTTAACGAAaaattttcttatgaaaattggACTTCAATATTTAAGACAGCTCAAGATTTATGTACATTTGTGAAAATGTTTCCCGATGCATTTCATGTTCAAAGCAATTTGGTAACATTAATTGGAAGACCAAAGTCTTCTGTAATAGAAgggaaaacaaaaacaaaacacACTAATTCTGTGCGAAATCAAAATAGTATTTCAAGTCAAATAAATGCACATCAAGCTATACAGTTGAACAGTACTCAATCGTTACAGTCAACAACTAATTCAGAATCTATTAGTCCTAATCCAGTGACTCAGACTAACTCTGTGCAAGCTAATAATTCTTATTCTCAAATAAATGAAAGCAATAACAGTTCTCCACCGGTTAGTTTGCAACAGCAAACTTTAAAGCAAAGAATAAATACACTTGTGATGAAGACTTTGGCAGATAATACAGAGAAGGATCGTAGTTTACAAGTTGCACAAATGGGAGATGCATGGAAATTGAAAGTACTGCAACAGACTAGAGTAATTGTAAATCCAAGAGAAAGTCTTCAAATCATTGAAGATATAATAAATCCTCGTAAGCCTCCACCTGATGGTAAAATTGTTGTATCAATGGATTGTGAAGGCATTAATTTAGGTGTCAAAGGACAATTAACACTTATACAAATTGGTACTATGTCTGGACAATCATACATATTTGACTTATTTACATGTCCTAATATTATTCAAGCTGGAGGACTTCAAAAACTTTTAGAACACCCAAATGTTATCAAA GTAATTCATGATTGTAGAAATGATAGTGTCAATCTATACAGACAATTCAACATTATGTTAAATAATGTGTTCGACACACag GCAGCGCATGCTGTACTTCAATTTCAAGAAACTGGTAAACCtgtatataaagtaaaaaatgttaaccTAAATACATTATGTGATCATTATGGTGCTCCATCTAATCCATTAAAGGAACAGTTAAAAAGCATGTATCGTTGTAATCAAAGATATTGGTGCCGACGCCCGTTAACACGAGACATGCTCATTCATGCTAGCAGTGATGTTTTGAGCCTGGTCCCACAAATATACGTTTCTATGGCTAA ACTCATAAAACCAGAAGTACAAGTTCTGTTTTCTGAATTGTGCGAAGAGCAGATACAAATGTACATTAAACCCGTAGACGTGAAGGCACGTAAAAAGCAACGTAAAGTGGAAACGGAAGTCGCAGATTTAAAAAAGAGGATGGAAGAAGCAAcaactaaaaatattgtattaagtaATCGTGAAATACGCCTTTTACGTTACTTAGATCTTACCGAGGATGAAAAAGAGAAGTTAAAAGGCAGTTACAAAGTTGCAAGGAAATTAGAGAAACTTGAAAACATGGGTCAAGATAAAGGAGATAGTAGcgatgacgacgacgaggaTAAAGTTGACGATGAATATCATAGCATGGAAAGTTATACTTCCGAAAATTCACATTCTG gTGGTATATTGTCACCAAGAAACACTGATACTCCCAGCCTTACGGAATCAATGCAGATGATGGATGAAATACTTTCTGACGAACGGATGGACagatttgaaaaaattgaaaagctgGAAGCTATTCTTTCAGCGGTGACTGGTTCTGTGACTGATCAATTTTCTTCAAGCAACGTAGACGCGTCATCATCGAAATGTGCATGTTCATGTCGAGACAAAACCAAGAGTCCACGAACGGATCATAATATCGGAAATAGCGTGGCTTGCCAAACATATAGTACAGGTGATATAGTAATTACCAAAATATTTCTCACtgaggaagaaaaagaacatATGGATGTAATGAATTCGCCAAAAAAGTAG
- the LOC116430481 gene encoding uncharacterized protein LOC116430481, producing MYQTCNNDEDEFEPRTTPKPASKFDCYTLPSVPEVSLIFDKPLSCKTVDYNSSGSPYVEPKTLKYKNNVSSPLNVNGSYAAWKEQNYSQKPPTSKINDGVTPSKIQYCQSYATEPYTSENVLQKSNERIGTLRNEFYNSPRSTEKQIYRKSPENLHKHNYEVYEDNSAQVEKKHNIKTQCTNTIKHMKSVSNVPHVVRAYVNNCDTNEKEYSPLLYEKRSVNFEHHNSPFIDSSNEATVQNFPINSNSLKRTEFPLPQYLGQQYPYFNTNTYSFPQHHPCPPHSNESQETVKNLLQIINSQNEQIKSLQTQVDRLLKIQEESLREKKTCSCSFQIQQNGQSIKNNDNTLDSTSCIRVPQNSRQHPYQYESSKNKEISRCNDNENVNQTELILKETQSRQAFMEQKVSIGVMTSFEFTVQNSPFPVDIEDYERNEKQQEKSNLKLCNNVGVHDTGVAHEPLRRYKNSFNRIPSGQLENIVEDSESYMSSSQQQSSNLNASISLKDLDKQAYMDVRREIDVRRSESPKFCKAAATKINQIENTQKRLERNDEEETKNYEISKTPTLQRNILEYNTLENKNHRTNVPPSTGQHTKVQMQNDNDCIRTNNSINRSSSYNKNYQKEGQVLPKHGSCIEDSLILNGGDLKINERPPTPEPSIHVEMQEYSSDDDSEKIKRSSKVGWTFYNNVLGQVNQLLQNSSVIDDQQQDPRKVNQNERDETENRALDNVKVATLEQLKKLGISLSENPEHKESNNSNKMAFDSSFYPRCDYQANMTQATSAVNETNTSMHMKALALKYLTDEQLSELAIQRQGSASVKHLMLSNVQGTNMSFATMRYLERYQLLPGKNNVQTEDINKTQMEVPPKVDLRLANTKNSPALKRFPFTQTPRTTCPSKILDISTLKQQPKLL from the exons atgtatcaaaCTTGTAATAATGATGAGGATGAATTTGAACCAAGAACTACTCCGAAACCTGCTTCTAAGTTTGAT TGCTATACACTACCATCGGTTCCtgaagtttctttaatatttgataaaccATTAAGTTGCAAAACTGTGGATTATAATAGTTCTGGTTCACCGTATGTAGAACctaaaactttaaaatataaaaataatgtctcATCTCCTTTGAATGTGAATGGATCTTACGCAGCATGGaaagaacaaaattattcaCAAAAACCACCAACTTCTAAAATAAATGATGGGGTAACTCcttcaaaaatacaatattgtcAAAGTTATGCGACAGAACCTTATACCTCAGAAAATGTATtacaaaaatcaaatgaaaGGATCGGTACTTTAAGGAACGAGTTTTATAATAGTCCAAGATCTACAGAGaaacaaatatatagaaaaagtcCTGAAAATCTGCATAAACATAATTATGAAGTATATGAGGATAATTCGGCGCAAGTTgaaaagaaacataatattaaaactcAATGTACTAATACAATAAAACACATGAAGTCTGTATCAAATGTACCGCATGTTGTTAGGGCATATGTAAATAATTGCgatacaaatgaaaaagaatattctcCATTGCTATATGAAAAAAGATCAGTTAATTTTGAGCATCACAATAGTCCATTCATTGATTCAAGCAATGAAGCAACTGTACAAAATTTTCCCATTAATTCGAATAGTTTAAAAAGAACTGAATTTCCGTTACCACAATATCTAGGCCAACAATATCcttattttaatacaaatacatattcatttccGCAGCATCATCCTTGCCCCCCTCATAGTAATGAGAGTCAAGAAACagttaaaaatttattgcaaaTCATAAATAGCCAGAATGAACAAATAAAATCCTTACAAACGCAAGTAGATAGATTACTAAAAATACAGGAAGAAAGTTTAAGAGAAAAGAAAACTTGTTCTTGTTCATTTCAAATACAACAAAATGGTCAATCGATTAAAAATAACGATAATACACTAGATTCCACTAGTTGTATTAGAGTTCCACAAAACTCAAGACAACATCCATATCAGTATGAGTcatctaaaaataaagaaataagtagATGTAAcgataatgaaaatgtaaatcaaactgaattgatattaaaagaaacacaATCAAGACAAGCTTTTATGGAACAAAAAGTTTCTATTGGTGTAATGACAAGTTTTGAATTTACTGTTCAGAATAGTCCTTTCCCTGTAGATATTGAGGACTAtgaaagaaacgagaaacaacaagaaaaaagtaatttaaaattatgtaataacgTTGGTGTACATGACACTGGTGTTGCACACGAACCGTTAAgaagatataaaaattcttttaatagaATACCTAGTGGACAATTAGAAAATATAGTTGAAGATTCTGAGAGTTATATGTCATCTAGTCAACAACAAAGTAGTAATTTAAATGCAAGTATTTCTCTAAAAGATTTGGATAAACAGGCTTATATGGATGTTCGGAGAGAAATAGATGTTCGTAGATCAGAATCCCCTAAATTTTGTAAAGCTGCAGCTACAAAAATAAATCAGATAGAAAATACACAGAAACGTTTGGAAAGAAATGACgaggaagaaacaaaaaattatgaaatttcaaaaacaccAACATTACAAAGGAATATTTTAGAATACAAtactttagaaaataaaaatcatagaaCGAATGTTCCTCCTAGTACAGGACAACATACTAAGGTACAAATGCAGAATGATAACGATTGTATACGAACAAACAATTCTATAAACAGATCATCTAGTTATAATAAGAATTATCAAAAAGAAGGACAGGTTCTTCCCAAGCATGGCAGTTGCATCGAAGATAGTCTGATCTTAAATGGTGGTGatttgaaaataaacgaaaggCCGCCTACTCCAGAACCTAGTATTCATGTTGAAATGCAAGAGTATTCCAGCGACGATGATAGCGAAAAGATTAAACGTAGTTCTAAAGTAGGCTGGACTTTCTACAATAATGTTCTTGGACAAGTAAATCAATTGTTACAGAATTCCTCTGTAATAGACGATCAGCAACAAGATCCAAGAAAAGTAAACCAAAATGAACGAGATGAGACTGAGAATAGGGCATTAGATAATGTAAAAGTTGCTACATTAGAACAACTTAAAAAACTTGGAATTAGTTTAAGCGAAAACCCAGAACATAAGGAATCAAACAACAGTAATAA GATGGCATTTGATTCATCGTTCTATCCACGTTGCGATTACCAAGCAAATATGACACAAGCCACAAGTGctgtaaatgaaacaaatacaaGTATGCATATGAAGGCATTggctttgaaatatttaactgaTGAACAACTTTCTGAATTAGCCATACAAAGACAAGGTTCTGCATCTGTAAAACATCTTATGCTTAGTAACGTACAAGGTACAAACATGTCCTTTGCTACAATGCGTTATCTAGAAAGATATCAGCTACTTCCGGGAAAGAATAATGTTCAGACAGAAG atattaataaaacacaGATGGAAGTACCTCCAAAAGTAGATCTGAGATTAGCAAATACAAAAAATAGTCCTGCATTAAAACGTTTTCCTTTCACTCAGACACCGAGAACGACTTGTCCTAGTAAGATTTTGGATATTTCAACTTTAAAGCAACAGCCTAAactcttataa
- the Unc50 gene encoding unc50 RNA binding protein, whose product MKYSTSPPVSRCNSPGPSEMGSNLPMPVTYRQDCMGAATKCYKYLRKLLKFEQMDFEFALWQMIFLFVSPQKVYRNFQSRKQTKSQFARDDPAFLVLLMCCLCISSIGFTIVLGLGFLQFIKLLFYMIFVDYLLAGLIVATTFWFITNRYLRIDKAQDVEWGYAFDVHLNAFFPPLVILHIVQLFLYNGLINYDTFSSRFFGNTIWLIAVGYYIYITFLGYTSIEILHNPHVILSALPITLLIYIMTLCAGINISHLVMEFYHYRVV is encoded by the exons ATGAAATACTCCACATCACCACCAGTAAGTAGATGTAATTCACCTGGTCCAAGCGAAATGGGCTCAAATTTGCCAATGCCAGTAACTTACAG gCAAGATTGTATGGGAGCTGCAACAAAATGTTACAAGTACTTgaggaaattattaaaatttgaacaaaTGGATTTTGAGTTTGCTTTGTGGCAAATGATTTTTTTGTTTGTATCACCGcagaaagtatatagaaattttcaaagtagAAAAC aAACAAAGTCACAATTCGCAAGAGATGATCCTGCCTTTTTGGTACTACTAATGTGTTGTCTGTGTATATCTTCTATTGGTTTTACGATAGTTTTGGGATTAGGATTTCTTCAATTTATAAAGCTACTATTTTATATGATATTCGTCGATTATCTTTTAGCTGGTTTAATAGTAGCTACAACATTTTG GTTTATAACAAATCGTTATTTGAGAATCGATAAAGCTCAGGATGTAGAATGGGGTTATGCATTTGATGTTCATTTAAATGCATTTTTTCCACCTTTAGTAATACTTCACATTGTACAACTATTTTTATACAATG GACTTATAAATTACGACACATTTTCATCACGATTTTTTGGGAACACAATTTGGTTAATAGCCGTTGGTTACTATATTTACATTACCTTTTTGGGATATACTA gCATTGAAATACTTCATAATCCACATGTGATATTGTCTGCATTACCAATAACATTATTGATATACATTATGACATTATGTGCAGGTATTAATATTAGTCATTTAGTTATGGAATTCTATCATTATCGAGTTGTCTAA